One Sphingomonas sp. SUN039 genomic window carries:
- the folK gene encoding 2-amino-4-hydroxy-6-hydroxymethyldihydropteridine diphosphokinase, translating to MVSSSPLGPGKRRYANAVALIESDLAPPALLALFKSIERAHGRRPGRRWGDRVLDLDIIGWSGGIWATRTLSIPHPAFRERRFVLAPLVEVAPDWRDPVTNLAARHLLARLDRRRPRS from the coding sequence GTGGTTTCGTCCTCGCCGCTCGGCCCCGGCAAGCGGCGTTACGCCAATGCCGTAGCGCTGATCGAGAGCGACCTCGCCCCGCCCGCGCTACTTGCCCTCTTCAAGTCCATCGAGCGCGCGCACGGTCGCCGTCCGGGCCGCCGCTGGGGTGACCGGGTGCTCGACCTCGACATTATCGGCTGGTCGGGCGGGATATGGGCAACGCGGACATTGAGCATTCCGCACCCCGCGTTCCGTGAACGCCGGTTCGTGCTTGCGCCGCTGGTCGAAGTAGCGCCGGACTGGCGCGACCCCGTTACAAATCTTGCGGCAAGACACCTGCTCGCGCGTCTTGACCGCCGACGCCCTCGCTCATAG
- a CDS encoding TonB-dependent siderophore receptor, which produces MSRFKIAAAAIALLPAAAFAQDNTSLPARCGPGVEREVDLGDGSVFPAVSCKSTDITVTATRVAQLRNETGLSITSLNRTQIESRQTTSVADLLSTTPGITVSRNGGAGQPTAVRIRGAEGDQTLVLLDGVRVNDVSATGGGFDFGNLLAGNIERIEVLRGPNSVPWGSQAIGGVVNIVTAPPSGGFSAALNAEYGYSNAKKLVGNVRGGFGPVRASFGGGYFDDDGISAFKLGTERDGYRQYAANGRVEIDLADSVTLDLRGNYADSKVGFDGFPPPFFAFADTTGFSTTKQAFGYAGLNAALFGGALKNRLAFTISDTNRASYSSATATASRFKGRSERFEYQGDATVSGWLRAVFGVEHENSRFSDATTTYRTGVTSGYAQLIANPVAALTLTGGVRVDDHRTYGTKATFSANAAWRIGSGTVLRASYGEGFKAPTLYQLYGFYGTTTLSPETAQSYDLGVEQSLVEGTLKIGATLFHRDTTNQIDFTTTAARPNGVYVNTARTRAQGFETFVELRPSRTLVLNANYTYTDAKNRLTDTVLLRRPQHSVNANLDWTPHDWLRLGASVQTVSDSRDSDYQTFSPTSLDGYTLLSLRASVSLGERFELYGRVENLTDTRYETVSGYGVNGRNAHVGVRVKL; this is translated from the coding sequence GTGTCCCGTTTCAAAATTGCCGCCGCAGCGATTGCGCTGCTCCCTGCCGCCGCGTTCGCGCAAGACAATACCAGTCTCCCTGCGCGTTGCGGGCCGGGTGTCGAGCGAGAGGTCGATCTTGGTGACGGAAGCGTATTCCCGGCAGTCAGCTGCAAATCCACCGATATCACCGTCACCGCGACGCGCGTAGCTCAGCTCAGAAACGAAACGGGCCTGTCGATCACGTCGTTGAACCGCACCCAAATCGAATCCCGCCAAACCACCTCCGTCGCCGACCTTCTTTCCACCACCCCTGGCATCACCGTCAGCCGTAACGGCGGCGCAGGACAGCCAACCGCGGTCCGCATTCGCGGGGCGGAGGGCGATCAGACGCTCGTCCTGCTCGACGGTGTGCGCGTCAACGATGTGTCGGCGACCGGCGGCGGATTCGATTTCGGCAATCTGCTGGCGGGCAACATCGAGCGGATCGAAGTGCTGCGCGGGCCGAATTCGGTCCCCTGGGGTAGTCAGGCCATCGGCGGGGTCGTCAATATCGTCACTGCCCCCCCATCCGGCGGGTTCAGCGCGGCGCTGAATGCCGAATACGGGTACAGCAACGCCAAGAAGCTCGTCGGCAATGTGCGCGGCGGTTTCGGCCCCGTCCGCGCGTCGTTCGGCGGCGGGTATTTCGACGACGACGGGATTTCGGCGTTCAAGCTGGGCACCGAGCGCGATGGCTATCGCCAATACGCCGCCAACGGCCGCGTCGAGATCGACCTTGCCGACAGCGTAACGCTCGACCTGCGCGGCAATTATGCCGACAGCAAGGTCGGCTTCGACGGCTTCCCGCCGCCGTTCTTCGCCTTTGCGGACACGACCGGGTTCAGCACGACGAAGCAGGCGTTCGGCTATGCCGGGCTCAACGCGGCGCTGTTCGGCGGGGCGCTGAAGAACCGGCTGGCCTTCACGATTTCGGACACAAATCGCGCGAGCTATTCCAGCGCGACGGCGACGGCGTCCCGATTCAAGGGCCGCAGCGAGCGGTTCGAGTATCAGGGCGATGCAACCGTTTCAGGCTGGCTGCGCGCGGTATTCGGCGTCGAACACGAAAATTCGCGCTTCAGCGATGCGACGACAACCTATCGCACCGGCGTCACCAGCGGCTACGCCCAACTGATCGCCAACCCGGTCGCGGCGCTGACCCTCACCGGCGGCGTCCGCGTCGACGATCACCGCACCTATGGCACCAAAGCGACGTTCAGCGCGAACGCGGCATGGCGGATCGGCAGCGGCACGGTGCTGCGCGCGAGCTATGGCGAAGGGTTCAAGGCCCCGACGCTCTACCAGCTCTATGGCTTTTACGGCACGACGACACTCAGCCCCGAAACTGCGCAAAGCTACGATCTGGGCGTCGAACAGAGCCTGGTCGAGGGGACGCTGAAGATCGGCGCGACCTTGTTCCACCGCGACACGACAAACCAGATCGATTTCACCACCACGGCAGCGCGACCGAATGGCGTCTATGTCAACACCGCCCGCACCCGCGCGCAGGGGTTCGAGACGTTCGTCGAGCTGCGCCCGTCGCGGACGTTGGTGCTGAATGCCAATTACACCTACACCGATGCGAAGAACCGGCTGACCGACACGGTTTTGCTCCGCCGCCCGCAGCACAGCGTCAACGCCAATCTCGACTGGACCCCGCACGACTGGCTGCGGCTGGGCGCGAGCGTGCAGACCGTCAGCGACAGCCGCGACAGCGATTACCAGACGTTTTCGCCGACCAGCCTCGACGGTTACACGTTGCTGAGTCTGCGCGCGTCGGTGTCGCTGGGCGAGCGGTTCGAACTCTATGGCCGCGTCGAAAATCTGACCGATACCCGATACGAAACGGTGTCGGGATACGGAGTCAATGGCCGCAACGCGCATGTCGGGGTGCGGGTGAAACTGTAA
- a CDS encoding alpha/beta fold hydrolase — translation MSDAPDLLEQSRVEFERAMLRNIKGLEYFASSAPVLGASAKETLIARGPLRFYHYKPLVDDVYRVPVMLVMATTNRGYIFDMVPGQSFVEFLLKQGFDVFMVDWEAPRPDEKHLGMEDYVGDFLPQCVAKVAEVTGEPDLSVVGYCFGGVLSILWASLYAGDNLKNLVTFTTPVNFEGMPLFQAWSDKRFFDVDRLVDTLGNCPAEMLYTSFDMLRPGQRVAGNIRLWDNLWNDEFVKSYRMFDRWSADMLPLAGEYFRQTTKQLMWDNALMNRTMTVGGRDVDLSRITVPFLHVTAEHDHIVPAAASEPLIDMVGSTDKQAVVLKGGHVSLVAGGNAIKRLWPQIDRWLGERST, via the coding sequence ATGAGCGACGCGCCCGACCTGCTCGAACAATCGCGGGTCGAATTCGAACGCGCCATGCTGCGCAACATCAAGGGGCTGGAGTATTTTGCTTCGTCCGCGCCGGTGCTGGGGGCGAGCGCCAAAGAGACGTTGATCGCGCGCGGGCCCCTGCGCTTTTATCACTACAAGCCGCTGGTGGACGACGTGTACCGCGTCCCCGTCATGCTCGTCATGGCGACGACCAACCGCGGCTATATTTTCGACATGGTGCCGGGCCAGAGCTTCGTCGAATTCCTGCTGAAACAGGGCTTCGACGTGTTCATGGTCGATTGGGAAGCCCCGCGCCCCGACGAGAAGCACTTGGGCATGGAAGACTATGTCGGCGATTTCCTGCCGCAATGCGTGGCCAAGGTTGCCGAGGTCACCGGCGAGCCCGACCTTTCGGTTGTCGGCTATTGCTTCGGCGGCGTGCTGTCGATCCTGTGGGCGAGCCTCTACGCGGGCGACAATCTCAAGAACCTCGTGACGTTCACGACTCCGGTAAATTTCGAGGGTATGCCGCTGTTCCAGGCATGGTCGGACAAGCGGTTTTTCGACGTCGACCGGCTCGTCGATACGCTCGGCAATTGTCCGGCCGAGATGCTCTATACCTCGTTCGATATGCTGCGCCCCGGCCAGCGCGTCGCGGGCAATATCCGGCTGTGGGACAACCTCTGGAACGACGAATTCGTTAAATCTTACCGCATGTTCGACCGCTGGAGCGCCGATATGCTGCCGCTGGCGGGCGAGTATTTCCGCCAGACGACCAAGCAACTGATGTGGGACAACGCGCTGATGAACCGCACGATGACCGTCGGCGGGCGCGACGTCGACCTGTCGCGGATCACCGTGCCCTTCCTGCATGTGACCGCCGAACACGACCATATTGTCCCCGCTGCCGCGTCCGAACCGCTGATCGATATGGTCGGCTCGACCGACAAGCAGGCGGTCGTCCTGAAGGGCGGGCACGTCAGCCTGGTCGCGGGCGGCAATGCCATCAAACGGCTATGGCCGCAGATCGACCGCTGGCTGGGGGAACGCAGTACATGA
- a CDS encoding uracil-DNA glycosylase, with product MFPVSPIPETEPPRDCPLCPRLVAYRHACQAEFPRWWNAPVQAFGDPNAWLAIVGLAPGKHGANRTGRPFTGDASGPLLYETLAKFGLAEVLYAAKVDDGLALNGAMIVNAVKCLPPENKPTPEEIRTCRPFLETQLAALPNVRVVVALGQIAHQSAVKAMGGRLPKARFAHLAEHRMPDGRVLIDSYHCSRYNQNTGRLTREMFEAVFERAVTFGAQI from the coding sequence ATGTTCCCCGTAAGCCCCATCCCCGAAACCGAACCGCCGCGCGATTGTCCGCTGTGCCCGCGCCTCGTGGCCTATCGCCACGCGTGTCAGGCTGAATTCCCGAGATGGTGGAACGCGCCGGTGCAGGCGTTTGGCGACCCGAACGCATGGCTTGCCATCGTCGGCCTCGCCCCCGGCAAGCACGGCGCGAACCGCACCGGGCGGCCGTTCACCGGCGATGCGTCGGGGCCGCTGCTTTATGAAACGCTCGCCAAATTCGGGCTGGCGGAGGTGCTGTATGCGGCGAAGGTCGACGACGGGCTGGCGCTGAACGGCGCGATGATCGTCAACGCGGTCAAATGCCTGCCGCCCGAAAACAAGCCGACGCCCGAGGAAATCCGCACTTGCCGCCCCTTCCTCGAAACCCAACTGGCGGCGCTGCCCAATGTCCGCGTCGTCGTGGCACTCGGCCAGATCGCGCACCAGTCGGCGGTGAAGGCGATGGGTGGGCGGCTGCCCAAGGCGCGGTTCGCGCATCTGGCCGAACACCGCATGCCCGACGGTCGCGTGCTGATCGACAGCTATCACTGCTCGCGGTACAACCAGAATACGGGCCGCCTGACGCGCGAAATGTTCGAGGCGGTGTTTGAGCGGGCTGTTACTTTTGGGGCACAAATCTGA